The segment GTCTTCCTGAGTGGTCTCGCGGTAGACGTAGTCACGAACGGCTTGGACCCAGGAACGTGGCGTGACACCAGTGGTTTCCGTGAATTTTTCGGTATCCAGGACGGAAAATCCCGGACGCTTGGCCTTTTGGGGATATTCCGAGGAAGCAATGGCCGTGACTTCACAGGAGACACCTGCCGAGCGGAGGGCCTCGCTGGCTAGTTCGCACCAACTGGCGCGGCCAGCATTGGCCACGTGATACAGGCCCTTGGCGTCGGCACGGATAAGGTCCAGGCTGTATTTGGCAAGGTCCGGAGTGTAGGTGGGGGACCCAACCTGATCGTGAACCACGCTGACACAGTTGTTGCGGCGACAGAGATCGAGCATAGTGCGTACGAAATTCTTTTTGCCCGGACCGAAGAGCCAGGCTGTGCGGATAATGAGCAGATCGGGCAGATCCAGAGCTAGCAACGCACGTTCGCCTTCAAACTTGGTGCGACCATAGACGCATTCGGGTGTGGGTTTTTCTTCTTCCTTGCGTGGGGTCTCGGCTTTGCCACCGAAAACGAAATCCGTGGAATAGTGCACCAGCTTGAATGAGCGATCACTGGCCAGACGCCCGAGTATTTCGGGTAGTACGGCATTGACACGCCGCGCCTGGTCGGATTCGTCCTCGGCCAGATCCACCTGGGTGTAGGCCCAGGTGTTGAAGACGACATCCGGAGCATGACGATCGAGCAATTCGCCCAATGCAGCAGGATTCCAGGCGTCATCACTGGGGCGTGGGGTGGTGATCACTTCCCATCCCGCGTCTTCAAACGTCGCCGCCAGAGACATGCCCAACAGGCCTGTCTCGCCACCCAGAATCAGGGCCTTGGTACCACTCATTTTCGATCTCCGTACCAATTGTCCATGAACTTGCGGTATTCACCGCTTTCAATGCTGGCGATCCAGTCGTGGTGATGTTGATACCAGGCCAGGGTTTCGGTCAGCCCGGTTTCAAAATCATATTGCGGGGCAAAGCCCAGCTCACGGGCTGCAAGATCGTAATCCATGGCGTAGCGCCTGTCGTGTCCCGGGCGGTCGGTGACAAAGGTCACCAGGTCTTCGGGTTTGCCCAAGGTCCGCAGGATAGCTTGTACCACATCCATATTGGTTTTTTCCGCATTGCCACCGAAGTTGTATACCGCGCCGGGGCGGCCTTTGAGCAGTGCCAGTTCCACGCCCAGACAATGATCGGTCACGAAGATCCAGTCCCGGACGTTCATGCCGTCGCCGTATACGGGCAGAGGCTTGTCCGCGCTGGCGAGCTTGAACATCAGCGGGATCAGTTTTTCCGGGAATTGCCACGGGCCGTAATTGTTGGAACAGCGGGTGATGACTGCCGGGTAACCAAAAGTCTTGAAATAGGAACGAACGATAAGGTCCGCAGAGGCCTTGGATGCCGAGTAGGGGCTATTGGGGGCCAGAGGATTGTTTTCCGTAAACGCCGGGTCTTCCATGGAGAGTGATCCGTAGACCTCATCCGTGGAGACGTGCACATAGCGTTGGATGTCGGCTTTCATGGCTGCGTGAAGCAGGGTCTGTGCGCCATTGACGTTGGTCGTGATGAATGGTGCAGGGTCCGAGATGGAGCGGTCCACATGGGACTCGGCTGCGAAGTTGACCACAGCCTCGATGGAATGCTCCTTCAGGATGCTCGCCATGGCGTCGGCGTCGGCGATATCGGCGCGGACGAAGCTGTATCGGCCGTCGTTCTTCTCTTCCAGGGGCGCGAGGTTGGCCCGGTTGCCCGCGTAGGTCAGCTTGTCCAGGTTGACGATGGACAGGTCCTGATGCTTGGCAAGCATATGATAGATGAAATTGGTGCCGATGAATCCGCACCCGCCCGTAACGAGCAGTTTCATGGTGAGTCCTTTCAGTCTGTAGCGGTTGGATTTTGGGCCTTTTGACGTGCCCGCCGCGTCTTGCCACGTTAGCGCATATTTGGCCCGAGTCAAAGCCCGGGACAGATGATGAAAAAAGTCAGGCGAATTGAAGAAAAGGCTTGATTCCCGCCCGGAAGCTGGCTATTTAACTCCTCCCGCAACACGGAAGCGATGCCGCAAGGCCTTCCTTTAGGGCGTTGCATCCGGGCGGGAAGATGTGCTAAGTCACATTATTAGTGGGCGATTAACTCAGTTGGTTAGAGTGCCATCTTCACACGGTGGAAGTCACAGGTTCAAATCCCGTATCGCCCACCACTGAATTCAAAAGCCGGTCCGAAAGGGCCGGCTTTTTTCGTTGTGGTTTCATGATGCTGAGCAATGTGTTTTCGCCTGTCCGCGGCTTCTCCATGGATGTGGTTAGACCTGTTTCGGGGATTGCGGTCCGCGGAGGTCACAACGCGCTGCGGGAACCGGCAGGAGAGGTGGTTGGGCAATGCTGTGTGCTGCCAGTGCTTGTTGTGGGGCGCAAATGGCCTGTTCAGCCCGATACGCGGACAAGGGCTGGGCGAAGTAGAACCCCTGGCCGAATTCACAACGCAGTTTTGCCAGGGTGGCCTGATGCCATTCGCTTTCAACACCCTCAGCCACAACATCCAATCCCAAGCTATGCGCTAATTGGATGATGATCTTTACAATCTCAACATTTTCCTGGGATGTTTTCATGTTGCGGATGAAGCTGAAATCGATCTTCAGGCTTTCAATGGGGAATTGCTGCAGGTAGCTCATGGATGAATATCCTGTGCCGAAGTCATCAATACTGAAGGTGATGCCCAGCTTGCGCAGGCGGTTGAGCTTTTCAATGGAGCTTTTCGCATCCTGCATGATCATCGTCTCGGTGATTTCCAGCTTCAGATTTCGGGCTGGCATTCCCGTCTTTTTCAGGACGCCTTTGATGCAGTCCACCAGGTCTGATTGCGAGAACTGTTTGCCTGAAATGTTAACTGACATGGTGAGATTTCGGGCTGCAGGATGAGTCTTTTGCCAGGCCACCATGGTGCGGCAAGCCTCTTCCAATACCCAGTGTCCCAGATCGATGATCAGTCCACTTTCTTCGGCCATGGGGATGAACTCTGCTGGCCCCACCAACCCTCTGTCCGGATGCTTCCAGCGAACCAGAGCCTCAAAACCCGTAAGTCGTGAGTCGTGCAGGGTTACAATTGGCTGAAATTCCAGGAAGTATTCTTCCCTGAAGATCGCACGACGCATATCGTTTTCCAGGGACATGCGGCGTATGGTCCGTTCGAACATCTTGGGCGTAAAGACCTTGAATCTGTTGCGGCCCTTGTTTTTTGCATGGTGCATGGCGATGTTTGAATTGCGCATCAGGTCTTCGGGGTGTTCGCAGGTGCAGGGGCTGAGCACGATGCCCAGGCTGGCTGTGACCGTGACTTCGCGAGTGGAAAGCCTGAAAGGTTCGCGCATGATGTCGCGTACACGCTTGACGATTTGTATGGCCTGACGTGGGGATTCCAGGTCTTCCAGCAGCAACATGAATTCGTCGCCACCGATTCGAGCGGCAGTATCCACACCCCGGATGCAGCGAAGCAGGCGTTGGGCAACTTCGCTGAGTACAATGTCGCCAGTGGCATGGCCCAGACAGTCGTTAATGACTTTGAACCTGTCCAGATCGATGAAAATGACTGCGTAGTGGTAATTTTCATTGCGTTTTGCGCGCTGGATCGAGTGGGCAATGCGATTCAAGCACAGGGTTCGGTTGGCTAACCCGGTCAGGGGATCGTGCAGGGATTCGGCTTCGTGGCGCATTTCGCGTATTTTGCGGTCGGTGATGTCTTGCAGACTGCAACGAATCCCCAGGTCCTGCCCATCCTTGTCACGTATGGTGCAGTTGGTC is part of the Desulfovibrio ferrophilus genome and harbors:
- the rfbB gene encoding dTDP-glucose 4,6-dehydratase, yielding MKLLVTGGCGFIGTNFIYHMLAKHQDLSIVNLDKLTYAGNRANLAPLEEKNDGRYSFVRADIADADAMASILKEHSIEAVVNFAAESHVDRSISDPAPFITTNVNGAQTLLHAAMKADIQRYVHVSTDEVYGSLSMEDPAFTENNPLAPNSPYSASKASADLIVRSYFKTFGYPAVITRCSNNYGPWQFPEKLIPLMFKLASADKPLPVYGDGMNVRDWIFVTDHCLGVELALLKGRPGAVYNFGGNAEKTNMDVVQAILRTLGKPEDLVTFVTDRPGHDRRYAMDYDLAARELGFAPQYDFETGLTETLAWYQHHHDWIASIESGEYRKFMDNWYGDRK
- a CDS encoding putative bifunctional diguanylate cyclase/phosphodiesterase; amino-acid sequence: MPTDTSYLASVLSRLGYCSDTFASLPLMSLDDLFETSCDIVGSVLDCDLVLMHFDDKECLSKTYVKRFDPAPLADPSVDGDIAEHLSNRLRAHSRVDLDVESIVQAVAAVPTTHTDGGRIRGAPLNVCSDDGRRHTGFILASPRTLKIDEATFDMLLEIMSGLVAGAVSKCLTTVGLLRANRQLASEITERTKAEQAAQESEDLRHIVAEHNLDWVYWKDHLGKVLYVNPACETISGMTPQQFLNAPEAFEMCIHCDDITNWRQYNKHTPTGCHAVDFRIFRPDGHMRWVCQTNCTIRDKDGQDLGIRCSLQDITDRKIREMRHEAESLHDPLTGLANRTLCLNRIAHSIQRAKRNENYHYAVIFIDLDRFKVINDCLGHATGDIVLSEVAQRLLRCIRGVDTAARIGGDEFMLLLEDLESPRQAIQIVKRVRDIMREPFRLSTREVTVTASLGIVLSPCTCEHPEDLMRNSNIAMHHAKNKGRNRFKVFTPKMFERTIRRMSLENDMRRAIFREEYFLEFQPIVTLHDSRLTGFEALVRWKHPDRGLVGPAEFIPMAEESGLIIDLGHWVLEEACRTMVAWQKTHPAARNLTMSVNISGKQFSQSDLVDCIKGVLKKTGMPARNLKLEITETMIMQDAKSSIEKLNRLRKLGITFSIDDFGTGYSSMSYLQQFPIESLKIDFSFIRNMKTSQENVEIVKIIIQLAHSLGLDVVAEGVESEWHQATLAKLRCEFGQGFYFAQPLSAYRAEQAICAPQQALAAHSIAQPPLLPVPAARCDLRGPQSPKQV
- the rfbD gene encoding dTDP-4-dehydrorhamnose reductase: MSGTKALILGGETGLLGMSLAATFEDAGWEVITTPRPSDDAWNPAALGELLDRHAPDVVFNTWAYTQVDLAEDESDQARRVNAVLPEILGRLASDRSFKLVHYSTDFVFGGKAETPRKEEEKPTPECVYGRTKFEGERALLALDLPDLLIIRTAWLFGPGKKNFVRTMLDLCRRNNCVSVVHDQVGSPTYTPDLAKYSLDLIRADAKGLYHVANAGRASWCELASEALRSAGVSCEVTAIASSEYPQKAKRPGFSVLDTEKFTETTGVTPRSWVQAVRDYVYRETTQED